In Stomoxys calcitrans chromosome 2, idStoCalc2.1, whole genome shotgun sequence, the following proteins share a genomic window:
- the LOC106095803 gene encoding DNA polymerase iota isoform X1 — protein MDIMFCQKTMDFSSVLQKNEPHQRTIIHLDMDYFYAQVEEIKEPSLQVRPLGVQQKNIVVTCNYIARAQGVKKLMLITEAKRLCPDIVLVPGEDLTPYRQMSQKIFEILLNYTPLVEKLGFDENFMDVSLLVAKREQQKIQLNNDETDIPTVTGHIYPADGTTLNACRCGCAHRLTIGAQIAAEIREELKIKLGLTCCAGISYNKLLAKLVGSQNKPNKQSVLVSSHAEQFMRELFELSRITGIGQKTESLLLESGVANIEELQRCDMDFLKKKFGYETALKLKDLAFGRDNSAVRPTGKPKSIGLEDSCKPISVRTEVEERFRLLLLRLMEQVAEDGRIPICIKVVLRKFDVQKKSSHRETKQANILPSLFKSFPCSDSGAPKVILADGSQEKLLKIIMRLFERVVDLNKPFNITLIGLAFSKFQQRKVGSSSIANFLIKKTDLEVQSITSLTNTDVGAATDCTQGVISKLASNNDNEAFRSSPTTFQPSDQFYRRRTAAASPIPMLIDNGSESGATNSDFSDFSETEVEPSPKKSRISRLLINKRRCFGSAAIPNSTCDTAADVASPSKLRVCDLRLNSRDSDRDFPTVTCSPISTSFSSTSDNQNRNNSPSTITLTAQESGATQRLFSPASLDLRDNLEDFRANALIFSRQRAASLQSPDISTMDEYSDSGSDVSAAKQVSNKPQNLTGNTSNIPCPAGVDPQVFNELPVEVQNELIASWRSSLAAAAAAVANGTKSPLSSSQGSASTLPTSQTQSSNGIVNPNCTQKNTLYRYFLRNK, from the exons CCAAAAGACAATGGACTTTTCGAGTGTGCTCCAAAAAAATGAGCCTCATCAACGAACTATTATTCACTTGGATATGGATTACTTCTACGCACAAGTGGAAGAAATAAAAGAACCATCATTGCAAGTGCGGCCATTGGGAGTTCAGCAGAAAAATATTGTTGTTACTTGCAATTATATTGCAAGGGCGCAGGGCGTTAAAAAACTTATGCTTATAACGGAAGCTAAACGGCTCTGCCCGGATATAGTGTTGGTTCCTGGCGAAGACCTAACTCCTTATCGCCAGATGTctcagaaaatttttgaaatactgCTAAATTATACACCATTGGTGGAAAAATTGGGATTTGACGAAAATTTTATGGATGTGTCTTTGCTAGTTGCAAAACGCGAACAGCAAAAaatacaattaaacaatgatgaAACTGACATTCCTACCGTTACTGGTCACATATACCCGGCAGATGGGACAACTTTGAATGCGTGCCGATGTGGATGTGCACATCGCCTTACCATTGGCGCACAAATTGCTGCAGAAATCAGAGAAGAGTTGAAAATTAAATTGGGGCTTACATGTTGCGCTGGAATATCGTACAACAAGCTTTTGGCTAAGCTTGTTGGTTCTCAAAATAAGCCAAACAAACAATCTGTACTCGTATCTTCCCATGCGGAACAGTTCATGAGGGAGTTATTTGAGTTGAGCCGCATTACTGGCATTGGTCAGAAAACAGAATCTCTATTACTGGAAAGTGGAGTTGCAAATATCGAAGAACTACAAAGATGTGACATggattttttgaaaaagaaatttggTTACGAAACGGCATTAAAACTCAAAGATCTTGCATTTGGCCGAGATAATTCCGCCGTGCGTCCTACTGGAAAGCCCAAATCAATAGGACTAGAGGATTCCTGCAAACCAATTTCGGTTAGAACTGAAGTTGAGGAACGATTTCGGTTACTCTTGCTTCGGTTGATGGAACAA GTTGCTGAGGATGGTAGGATACCAATATGTATTAAAGTGGTCCTGCGAAAATTTGATGTTCAAAAGAAGAGCAGCCATCGCGAAACCAAACAAGCCAATATACTCCCGTCGCTATTTAAATCATTCCCTTGTTCTGATAGTGGAGCCCCAAAGGTGATACTCGCGGATGGATCTCAAGAAAAACTCTTGAAAATTATTATGCGACTATTTGAACGCGTTGTTGATCTCAACAAACCATTTAATATAACACTCATAGGTTTGGCGTTTTCAAAATTCCAACAACGCAAAGTGGGGTCTTCTTCAATAGCaaattttcttattaaaaaGACCGATTTAGAAGTACAATCCATTACGTCACTAACAAATACTGATGTTGGTGCTGCTACAGATTGCACTCAAGGTGTAATTTCAAAACTTGCATCTAACAACGATAATGAAGCCTTTCGATCTTCGCCTACTACATTTCAACCCAGTGACCAGTTTTATCGTCGACGTACTGCTGCGGCATCTCCCATACCCATGCTAATAGATAATGGATCAGAATCAGGAGCAACTAATTCGGACTTTTCTGATTTCTCTGAAACCGAAGTTGAACCTTCGCCAAAGAAAAGCAGGATAAGCCGTTTGCTTATCAATAAACGACGTTGCTTTGGTAGCGCTGCTATACCTAACTCAACGTGTGATACAGCTGCAGATGTTGCATCGCCCAGCAAGTTGAGAGTTTGTGATCTCAGGCTGAATTCCAGAGATAGTGATAGAGACTTTCCAACAGTCACATGTTCTCCAATTTCAACGTCGTTTTCTAGTACCTCTGATAATCAGAATCGAAATAATTCCCCTTCAACTATAACATTAACTGCACAAGAATCTGGTGCCACTCAACGTTTGTTTTCTCCGGCATCTTTAGATTTACGAGATAATTTAGAAGATTTCAGAGCAAATGCTTTAATATTTTCACGTCAACGCGCTGCCTCTTTGCagtcgccagacatttccacaATGGATGAATATAGTGACAGTGGATCCGATGTAAGTGCTGCAAAACAGGTATCGAATAAACCACAAAACTTAACAGGGAATACCTCGAACATTCCGTGCCCCGCAGGCGTTGATCCACAAGTTTTCAACGAACTTCCAGTAGAAGTGCAAAACGAACTAATTGCCTCATGGCGAAGCTCATTGGCCGCAGCAGCTGCCGCTGTTGCAAATGGTACGAAATCACCGCTTTCATCTTCACAAGGTAGTGCTAGTACACTTCCTACATCACAAACTCAATCTTCCAATGGTATCGTTAATCCGAACTGTACTCAAAAAAATACTCTTTATAGGTACTTTTTGAGAAATAAGTGA
- the LOC106095803 gene encoding DNA polymerase iota isoform X2 yields the protein MDFSSVLQKNEPHQRTIIHLDMDYFYAQVEEIKEPSLQVRPLGVQQKNIVVTCNYIARAQGVKKLMLITEAKRLCPDIVLVPGEDLTPYRQMSQKIFEILLNYTPLVEKLGFDENFMDVSLLVAKREQQKIQLNNDETDIPTVTGHIYPADGTTLNACRCGCAHRLTIGAQIAAEIREELKIKLGLTCCAGISYNKLLAKLVGSQNKPNKQSVLVSSHAEQFMRELFELSRITGIGQKTESLLLESGVANIEELQRCDMDFLKKKFGYETALKLKDLAFGRDNSAVRPTGKPKSIGLEDSCKPISVRTEVEERFRLLLLRLMEQVAEDGRIPICIKVVLRKFDVQKKSSHRETKQANILPSLFKSFPCSDSGAPKVILADGSQEKLLKIIMRLFERVVDLNKPFNITLIGLAFSKFQQRKVGSSSIANFLIKKTDLEVQSITSLTNTDVGAATDCTQGVISKLASNNDNEAFRSSPTTFQPSDQFYRRRTAAASPIPMLIDNGSESGATNSDFSDFSETEVEPSPKKSRISRLLINKRRCFGSAAIPNSTCDTAADVASPSKLRVCDLRLNSRDSDRDFPTVTCSPISTSFSSTSDNQNRNNSPSTITLTAQESGATQRLFSPASLDLRDNLEDFRANALIFSRQRAASLQSPDISTMDEYSDSGSDVSAAKQVSNKPQNLTGNTSNIPCPAGVDPQVFNELPVEVQNELIASWRSSLAAAAAAVANGTKSPLSSSQGSASTLPTSQTQSSNGIVNPNCTQKNTLYRYFLRNK from the exons ATGGACTTTTCGAGTGTGCTCCAAAAAAATGAGCCTCATCAACGAACTATTATTCACTTGGATATGGATTACTTCTACGCACAAGTGGAAGAAATAAAAGAACCATCATTGCAAGTGCGGCCATTGGGAGTTCAGCAGAAAAATATTGTTGTTACTTGCAATTATATTGCAAGGGCGCAGGGCGTTAAAAAACTTATGCTTATAACGGAAGCTAAACGGCTCTGCCCGGATATAGTGTTGGTTCCTGGCGAAGACCTAACTCCTTATCGCCAGATGTctcagaaaatttttgaaatactgCTAAATTATACACCATTGGTGGAAAAATTGGGATTTGACGAAAATTTTATGGATGTGTCTTTGCTAGTTGCAAAACGCGAACAGCAAAAaatacaattaaacaatgatgaAACTGACATTCCTACCGTTACTGGTCACATATACCCGGCAGATGGGACAACTTTGAATGCGTGCCGATGTGGATGTGCACATCGCCTTACCATTGGCGCACAAATTGCTGCAGAAATCAGAGAAGAGTTGAAAATTAAATTGGGGCTTACATGTTGCGCTGGAATATCGTACAACAAGCTTTTGGCTAAGCTTGTTGGTTCTCAAAATAAGCCAAACAAACAATCTGTACTCGTATCTTCCCATGCGGAACAGTTCATGAGGGAGTTATTTGAGTTGAGCCGCATTACTGGCATTGGTCAGAAAACAGAATCTCTATTACTGGAAAGTGGAGTTGCAAATATCGAAGAACTACAAAGATGTGACATggattttttgaaaaagaaatttggTTACGAAACGGCATTAAAACTCAAAGATCTTGCATTTGGCCGAGATAATTCCGCCGTGCGTCCTACTGGAAAGCCCAAATCAATAGGACTAGAGGATTCCTGCAAACCAATTTCGGTTAGAACTGAAGTTGAGGAACGATTTCGGTTACTCTTGCTTCGGTTGATGGAACAA GTTGCTGAGGATGGTAGGATACCAATATGTATTAAAGTGGTCCTGCGAAAATTTGATGTTCAAAAGAAGAGCAGCCATCGCGAAACCAAACAAGCCAATATACTCCCGTCGCTATTTAAATCATTCCCTTGTTCTGATAGTGGAGCCCCAAAGGTGATACTCGCGGATGGATCTCAAGAAAAACTCTTGAAAATTATTATGCGACTATTTGAACGCGTTGTTGATCTCAACAAACCATTTAATATAACACTCATAGGTTTGGCGTTTTCAAAATTCCAACAACGCAAAGTGGGGTCTTCTTCAATAGCaaattttcttattaaaaaGACCGATTTAGAAGTACAATCCATTACGTCACTAACAAATACTGATGTTGGTGCTGCTACAGATTGCACTCAAGGTGTAATTTCAAAACTTGCATCTAACAACGATAATGAAGCCTTTCGATCTTCGCCTACTACATTTCAACCCAGTGACCAGTTTTATCGTCGACGTACTGCTGCGGCATCTCCCATACCCATGCTAATAGATAATGGATCAGAATCAGGAGCAACTAATTCGGACTTTTCTGATTTCTCTGAAACCGAAGTTGAACCTTCGCCAAAGAAAAGCAGGATAAGCCGTTTGCTTATCAATAAACGACGTTGCTTTGGTAGCGCTGCTATACCTAACTCAACGTGTGATACAGCTGCAGATGTTGCATCGCCCAGCAAGTTGAGAGTTTGTGATCTCAGGCTGAATTCCAGAGATAGTGATAGAGACTTTCCAACAGTCACATGTTCTCCAATTTCAACGTCGTTTTCTAGTACCTCTGATAATCAGAATCGAAATAATTCCCCTTCAACTATAACATTAACTGCACAAGAATCTGGTGCCACTCAACGTTTGTTTTCTCCGGCATCTTTAGATTTACGAGATAATTTAGAAGATTTCAGAGCAAATGCTTTAATATTTTCACGTCAACGCGCTGCCTCTTTGCagtcgccagacatttccacaATGGATGAATATAGTGACAGTGGATCCGATGTAAGTGCTGCAAAACAGGTATCGAATAAACCACAAAACTTAACAGGGAATACCTCGAACATTCCGTGCCCCGCAGGCGTTGATCCACAAGTTTTCAACGAACTTCCAGTAGAAGTGCAAAACGAACTAATTGCCTCATGGCGAAGCTCATTGGCCGCAGCAGCTGCCGCTGTTGCAAATGGTACGAAATCACCGCTTTCATCTTCACAAGGTAGTGCTAGTACACTTCCTACATCACAAACTCAATCTTCCAATGGTATCGTTAATCCGAACTGTACTCAAAAAAATACTCTTTATAGGTACTTTTTGAGAAATAAGTGA